The Solenopsis invicta isolate M01_SB chromosome 3, UNIL_Sinv_3.0, whole genome shotgun sequence region attttctttgatataatttaataatattcttcgaaagagtGTACGTTTTTTTTAGTACATAATAGCgagtttttccaaaattcgtgataaatacattttaaattatcatcAAGAAAGTTTTCTTTGTTAAAGACGAGCGTTACTCGAAGGAACAAAAGTtaattgagtaatcgcttttctcaACAGCAGAATATTTTCCCGCGCGTAGTCAATATCTCTATTGCGCACAATGCGACTGATGAATCGATGAATGAAAAAACTGTCCTTTATTCAGCGGCGTAGATGAATAATACTCAATAAGACTCACCGGTGATCGTAGGCTGTTTTCTCGCGGCAGGGGGTAGTACGGGAGTGGTCGGTTCTATCGTGCACCTCTTTCTCTTGAGCTCCGCGTCCGGGAGTCGATCGGGCGTCGTCGTGGCTTCGCCAATCTCTGGCACTCGGGGCTCTTGTGGTGGCGTTCTCTCGACCTTCGGCGTGGCGACGGCGGTGGTCTCCATTTGCTCGGCGATCCTCGTGCTCGCCATCGTGGTCACCATTGCCGTCAACGTTCCCGTCGTCGTTCccatcgtcgttgtcgttgccgttgccgtcgtcatcgtcgtcgtcgtcgcggcaTTGTCGAAGCGCAATTTGCTCGGTGTACCGGGCGCGTGTTTTCTCAGGTAGGGCATGCCGCGCAGAGCGTAAGGCTCGGGCACGATGTCGTGCTCCGTCAGCGGCTCCCATTCATAGCGGGAATTGTCGTTCTTCTGCGGTTCGCCCTTTCGAAAGTTGAAGCCCCATCGGTCGGCGTCGAGGATAGATTGAGCCCGTAACTCGCGCTCGGCGAACGCCCGTGCCGCCGCGTGGTCCACCGGTCCGAAAAGATCGCGCCGCACGCGAGCGAGCTCGGCCCTGCTCGGCGTCGCTcgtctgctgctgctgctaccgccgccgccgccgccgccgccgcctcctaGGTTCCTGCTTATTTCCGTCATCATCGCCGGGTTCAGCACTCGTGCGCTCATATTTCGTCGCGCTCTATCGCCGCCGCGCTCCTCTACGGCAAACGTTTCCCGCTCGCGCTGTGCGCCACGGAAACGAATGGCACACAAAAGTTCGGGCGCGAAAGAAAACCGAGAGATAAGAAGCAACGCGCACCGCACCgactctttctttcttctgcTTCCGTCCTTGCTCCCACGCGCGCTCTagttctctcttctttctctttcaccgCACTATCGAGAAGTTGTGACACGCGCCGCGAGATAAGAGATCGCCGTTTCTTCTAGCATTGGCCGTGACGCGGGGATAATGATGACTTGTTCCAAGAATCGTGTCCCCGCTGCCGTCGCCACTGCGGAGCCGTCGTCGTGGGACGACGTTGAAATAATCGCGGCTACGCACCGCGCGGATGAGGAAAAACTGGCAACACCGCGATCCGTGGCGCGACCCACCGAATTTCGAATAATGGCcgcgctgccgctgccgctgccgctgccaaCCGAGCGTTGTCGGTTGAGGCACTATCGCTTCGCACTAGCGTACCCGTCGGCGCGCGATCGCTCCTCGTCGTCGCTGACGCTCGCTGATGACGATGCTGCTCGGCGGCCCCCGGTCTCCGTTCAGAAAAGCGTGGATCGCAGGACGACGCGTGCACACGGCAAACAGCAACCGCGCTTGGCAACACGGGGAGGGGACGACGGACACACGGTTACTATGTGCCAGACAGAGATAGCGCGGCGGCGAAAACAAACTCCGCCTCGCGCGATTCCGCTGCACCGTACGTACGTACGCCGTCCGTCAaggccgccaccaccaccacggATGCTGCTACTCCTCGCCACGAAGATCGTACGAACGAACACTGTTAATATCCGCGGCTCACACTTCTCGTGACACGCATCTagacacgacgacgacgacgatgatgatgatgatgatgatgatgatttCCTTCGGCCTCCGAAAATCCGGCAACGTCGCGCGGTCGCACTTGCGCGTGAGTAGCCGAGCGACGGTGAGAGAGCGTGTTGCGACGTATCCCGCGCGAATTTCGTGGTCCACCGTGGCGATCGTCCGTGACGCGAGCCGATCTGTTTCGCGTCTTCTTTTtcccctctctttttctttagtatttctctctctctctttcgcacTCACGCACGAGACACTGCCACGCACAACCGAGACGACGCGATAAAGCAGTTCGTTGTCTCGGCGCGAGGAAACTCCATAGAAAAAAACGCTATTGCACACGGCCCGCAGCAATATGCCGATCCGCGGTGGGGGAGAGTAGTCACCGCCGAGAAAGACAGCCGACTTTGACACCGCGCGTAAATAAGCACGAGGAGCACACACGCCTCGTCGTTTCCCGCCAAACAAACGCGATTGTCAAGGCACGCGCGTGGCCCACCGCAGGGGCCGCTGGAAGGATCGTACGAGAGCACGATTGCGCAGTTACGTGACGTCGAGCACGACGATACCCGTGTGCGCGACTCGCGGAGATGCGCGAAGACACGTACTTGACTCGAAAAGCGCTCTCTAGCGACTGAAGTATGCCCCTCTCACTGCGGGCAAGCGAACCTCCAGTGAAATCGGCGCTCTTCGCTGTTTTCCGTCGCGACTCGGCTGCGTCCCCCG contains the following coding sequences:
- the LOC105201035 gene encoding uncharacterized protein LOC105201035; amino-acid sequence: MSARVLNPAMMTEISRNLGGGGGGGGGGSSSSRRATPSRAELARVRRDLFGPVDHAAARAFAERELRAQSILDADRWGFNFRKGEPQKNDNSRYEWEPLTEHDIVPEPYALRGMPYLRKHAPGTPSKLRFDNAATTTTMTTATATTTTMGTTTGTLTAMVTTMASTRIAEQMETTAVATPKVERTPPQEPRVPEIGEATTTPDRLPDAELKRKRCTIEPTTPVLPPAARKQPTITDYMKSRKRGLNGTTKSMIEPPEKITRNAGQIRS